Proteins found in one Coregonus clupeaformis isolate EN_2021a unplaced genomic scaffold, ASM2061545v1 scaf0302, whole genome shotgun sequence genomic segment:
- the LOC121558006 gene encoding kinesin-like protein kif7: MSPKVPSHGRAEDTAVQVAVRVRPLLPKELLHSHESCMTADPEQRRVTLGHDRHFHCDFLFEETSCQEEVYAVCVQPLIEAFFQGFNATVFAYGQTGSGKTYTIGEANISSFRDEEQGIIPRAVAEVFKLLDENDLSDFSVRVSYLEVYKEDFRDLLEVETASKDIHIREDDKGNIVLCGVKECEVEGLDEVLSLLESGNTARHTGATQMNPHSSRSHTIFSVHMDQRRGGSRAHGNTTTGTGPHVLSSKFHFVDLAGSERILRTGNTGERLKESIQINSGLLALGNVIEALGDPKRRGTHIPYRDSKITRILKDSLGGNAKTLMIACISPSSADFDESLNTLNYAKRARNIQNRATVNCRGEPDRVEGLEQQIRALRRALENRQRSETRIIARSDPDRRSRPGEGEIIRLQAQSAHYRTCTDTAYRLLRELQGEGALTAEQGLRVKDWLCSVEEERSGLTTASGPDSGIESSSTEDTAALRGRAAVKNQEAETGGEEWGREREESVAQLQGQVQQLERENTDFLAALEDAMEQYKQQSDKLQEQQDVIVELQCLLSGPGVLGLGLHLTPRPHTAPLGSTRHAHNGLTNKRVGPVDCVESRSFGDQVQCGYAQSSHDHEDLGVGEVKDSEEEDAYVNMSQDRRKQVNLTWAKRDVMGGSAAVGRGLLSQLPASEQLSTRRPSNSSVGESSVGLGSEWGLLQAQQKIRELSVTIRMKEELIRELVKTGKDAQALNRQYSRKISALEGEAEQARQEVQEAQRQLQDLEKQEKETSGVTDRTRAQECRRKIAAAQSKVQVLSQRQRDTARLASLSAQSERRVSELERSVQGMRQQQEQLQRRLRHESQQKRRLETEMQRRTHRVKELEIKNEQQQKILRIKTEEIAAFQRQRRSGSNGSVIPLEEQLKIEEQKRWLDEEMESVLEQRKGLEDLEGELTKREQILAKKEALLQERSGLETKRLRSSQALSKDLVTLSGRIESLERELSERNGLLRSSSAQDSQQIRQEINNLRLEKDTLLKQRVELDDKLRQGSLLSPEEERTVFQLDEAIEALDAAIEYKNEAITQRQRQLRASASMLSQWEMNLMAKLSYLSASETRALLCKYFDKVVSLREEERKLQLALADLEMRGEEQQQLVQWLENALDRTQLDTDRRLTQQQKEHERSVQLLLQQCREQIDEGLAGRQRQYEGWIHNLRKELNHYKAANLELSNRLRELCGNASQPMEQGKVPVFEGRTAGSGSVERLSRGPDDSRRGGPGETERPTRSREEIRELVNATLPATWRRSSLPTEDPCGMEELQQQMAVETSVNRVVQTGTGPWSGTTSLPFSKSRRESRRSSLNTGPLISNNSIIDVRKNPV, from the exons ATGTCTCCCAAAGTGCCTAGCCATGGCAGGGCGGAGGACACGGCGGTGCAGGTCGCTGTTCGAGTGCGCCCCCTGCTGCCCAAGGAGCTGCTGCACAGCCACGAGAGCTGCATGACGGCTGACCCTGAGCAGCGCAGGGTCACTCTGGGTCACGACCGACACTTCCACTGTGACTTCCTGTTTGAGGAGACCAGCTGCCAGGAGGAGGTGTACGCTGTGTGTGTCCAGCCCCTCATAGAGGCCTTCTTTCAGGGTTTCAACGCCACTGTCTTCGCCTATGGACAGACAGGCTCTGGCAAGACATACACTATCGGAGAGGCCAACATTT CTTCCTTTAGGGATGAGGAGCAGGGCATCATCCCCAGGGCTGTGGCTGAGGTCTTCAAGCTGCTGGATGAGAATGACCTCAGTGACTTCTCTGTCCGAGTGTCTTACCTGGAGGTGTACAAGGAGGACTTCAGGGACCTGCTGGAGGTGGAGACAGCCAGCAAGGACATCCACATCAGAGAGGATGACAAGGGCAACATTG TGCTGTGCGGGGTGAAGGAGTGTGAGGTGGAGGGGCTGGACGAGGTGCTGAGCCTGCTGGAGTCTGGCAACACGGCCAGACACACGGGCGCCACCCAGATGAACCCCCACTCCAGCCGCTCACACACCATCTTCAGCGTGCACATGGACCAGCGCCGCGGCGGCTCCCGGGCCCATGGTAACACCACCACGGGCACCGGGCCTCACGTCCTCTCCTCTAAGTTCCACTTTGTGGACCTGGCGGGGTCGGAGAGGATCCTCCGCACAGGGAACACAGgggagaggctgaaggagagcaTCCAGATCAACAGTGGCCTGCTGGCCCTGGGGAATGTCATAGAAGCCCTGGGAGACCCCAAAAGGAGAGGCACCCATATACCATACAGGGACTCCAAAATCACCAG GATCTTGAAAGATTCTCTGGGAGGAAACGCCAAGACGCTGATGATTGCCTGCATCAGCCCCTCCTCTGCGGACTTTGACGAGAGCCTGAACACACTGAACTACGCCAAGCGGGCCCGCAACATCCAGAACCGGGCCACAGTAAACTGCCGAGGAGAGCCGGACCGCGTGGAGGGGCTGGAGCAGCAGATCCGGGCTCTCCGCAGGGCCCTTGAGAACCGTCAACGCTCAGAGACCCGTATCATCGCCCGCTCCGACCCAGACAGGCGGTCGCGCCCCGGAGAGGGAGAGATCATCAGACTGCAAGCCCAGAGTGCCCACTACAGGACCTGTACTGACACTGCATACAG GTTGCTGCGTGAGCTGCAGGGTGAGGGGGCGCTGACTGCGGAGCAGGGCCTGAGGGTGAAGGACTGGCTGTGTTCTGTGGAGGAAGAACGGAGCGGCCTGACCACCGCCTCAGGACCTGACAGCGGCATCGAGAGCAGCTCCACCGAGGACACCGCCGCTCTGAGGGGGAGGGCTGCCGTCAAGAACCAG GAGGCAGAGACTGGTGGGGAGGAGTGGGGccgtgagagggaggagagtgtgGCTCAGCTCCAGGGCCAGGTCcagcagctggagagagagaacacagacttCCTGGCTGCGCTGGAGGACGCCATGGAGCAGTACAAACAGCAG aGTGATAAGCTACAGGAGCAGCAGGACGTGATAGTGGAGCTGCAGTGTCTGCTCTCTGGGCCAGGTGTACTGGGGCTGGGATTACACCTGACACCACGCCCCCACACGGCCCCCCTGGGCTCCACACGCCACGCCCACAACGGACTCACCAACAAACGG GTTGGTCCAGTGGACTGTGTGGAGAGCAGATCATTTGGTGACCAGGTCCAGTGTGGTTATGCTCAATCTTCTCATGACCACGAGGATCTAGGAGTGGGAGAGGTGAAGGACTCTGAGGAAGAGGACGCTTACGTCAACATGAGCCAAGACAGACGGAA ACAGGTGAATCTGACTTGGGCTAAGAGAGATGTCATGGGTGGATCAGCAGCTGTAGGGAGAGGTCTCCTGTCTCAGCTGCCTGCCTCTGAACAACTCTCCACCCGGCGACCAT CCAACTCCAGTGTAGGGGAGAGCTCAGTGGGTCTGGGGTCAGAGTGGGGCCTGCTACAGGCCCAGCAGAAGATCAGAGAGCTGTCTGTCACTATCCGCATGAAGGAGGAGCTCATCAGAGAACTGGTCAAGAcag GTAAGGACGCCCAGGCTCTGAACAGGCAGTACAGCCGTAAGATCTCTGCCCTGGAGGGGGAGGCTGAGCAGGCCAGGCAGGAGGTCCAGGAGGCCCAGAGACAGCTTCAGGACCTGGAGAAACAGGAGAAGGAGACCAGCGGTGTCACTGACAGGACCAGGGCCCAGGAGTGTCGCAGGAAGATAGCTGCagcacagagcaaagtacag gtcctGAGCCAGCGTCAGAGGGACACGGCGCGGCTGGCCTCGCTGTCTGCGCAGAGCGAGCGGCGTGTATCGGAGCTGGAGCGCAGCGTGCAGGGCATGAGGCAGCAGCAGGAGCAGCTGCAGAGACGTCTGCGACACGAGAGCCAACAGAAACGACGCCTGGAGACGGAGATGCAGCGACGCACGCACAGAGTCAAG gaGCTGGAGATAAAGAATGAACAGCAGCAGAAGATCCTGAGAATAAAGACGGAGGAGATTGCTGCCTTCCAGAGACAGAGACGCAGCGGCAGCAACGGCTCTGTCATCCCACTGGAGGAGCAGCTG AAGATTGAGGAGCAGAAGCGCTGGCTGGATGAGGAGATGGAGAGTGTTCTGGAGCAGAGGAAAGGACTGGAGGACCTAGAGGGAGAGCTGACCAAGAGGGAACAGATCCTAGCCAAGAAGGAGGCCCTGTTGCAGGAGCGCAGTGGCCTGGAGACCAAGAGACTCCGCTCCAGTCAG GCCCTCAGTAAGGACCTGGTGACGCTGTCTGGCCGTATCGAGTCTCTGGAGAGGGAGCTGAGTGAGAGGAACGGCCTGCTCCGCAGCAGCAGTGCCCAGGACTCCCAGCAGATCCGCCAGGAGATCAACAACCTGCGCCTGGAGAAGGACACACTGCTCAAACAGAGGGTGGAGCTGGATGACAAGCTACGGCAGGGCAGCCTGCTCTCACCAGAG GAGGAGCGGACTGTGTTCCAGCTGGACGAGGCCATCGAGGCTCTGGATGCGGCTATAGAGTATAAGAACGAGGCCATAACCCAGAGACAGAGGCAGCTGAGGGCCTCTGCCAGCATGCTCTCCCAATGGGAGATGAACCTCATGGCCAAACTCAGCTACCTGTCTGCCTCAGAGACCCGTGCGCTGCTCTGCAAGTACTTTGACAAG gtggtGTCGCTGCGTGAGGAGGAGcgtaagctgcagctggccctgGCAGATCTGGAGATGCGTggtgaggagcagcagcagctggTGCAGTGGCTGGAGAACGCTCTGGACCGCACGCAGCTCGACACTGACCGCAGGCTCACACAGCAGCAGAAGGAGCATGAGAGGAGTGTACAGCTACTGCTGCAGCAGTGCCGAG AGCAAATTGACGAGGGCCTGGCAGGGAGGCAGAGGCAGTACGAAGGCTGGATCCATAACCTCCGTAAAGAGCTCAACCACTACAAGGCTGCCAACCTGGAACTGAGCAACAGGCTTAGGGAGCTGTGTGGCAACGCCAGCCAACCCATGGAGCAGGGAAAGG TTCCGGTCTTTGAGGGAAGAACAGCAGGCAGTGGCAGTGTGGAGAGGCTGAGCCGAGGCCCAGATGACAGCCGTAGGGGAGggccaggggagacagagagaccaaCCAGATCCCGGGAGGAAATAAGGGAGCTGGTCAACGCCACTCTCCCTGCCACATGGAGGCgctcctccctccccaccgaGGACCCCTGCGGCATGGAGGAGCTACAGCAGCAGATGGCCGTGGAGACGTCTGTAAACCGGGTGGTTCAGACAGGCACGGGGCCTTGGAGTGGGACAACATCTCTGCCATTTTCCAAATCACGCAGAGAGTCCCGCCGATCCAGCCTCAACACCGGACCACTGATCTCAAATAATTCCATAATTGATGTGAGGAAAAATCCTGTTTAA